The Apium graveolens cultivar Ventura chromosome 3, ASM990537v1, whole genome shotgun sequence sequence ttgttttttttataatttcattttatttgCAATGCAGATACTTGCATTGCATGGTTTGTGAAAATGAAAATTTGGAGCAATTTGCTTTCTGTGATCCCGGAGTCTCGTTTACCTTGAACAACAATTTTGAAGATAATTTGGTTAGTCGATTTAAAGAGGGTAATCCTGATCGTCTCTTTTTTATGCCACATAATAGCAAGTAAGTACATAAAAAATGTCTTCAGATTTATTATAAATcgctttatttatttatttataagcaTGAAAATTCAAAATGATATGATTCTGATATTAATTCtgtttattataaatatttataaaaaatagctGCCATTGGATATTGGTTGTGATTTGGGCGGGCGAGGTTTTCATACTCAATCCTCTGCCTCGTTCAACTACCTATCCCGAGTTGGAAAAAGCAATATCAAGGTATTTGCATTTAATTTCGAGTGATTATTTTCATTATTGAGATATCAATCAATTTGTGTTATTGATACTGCTAAGATGACAGGGCTGTGATTGCGTTCAATATTCAGGCCGGAAGGGGAAATAAAGCACCGACTATCAGATATGTTACCGTAAGAACCATGGGCATTAATTTACTTATTAGTCAGAGTTTTTTCGGTTAGATAGGGGCATTAATTTACTTATTAATTGGTCTGAGTTTTTTGAATTAAATAGGGATGCCCCAAACAGCCCGGTGGAACTGAATGCGGCTATGttgttatgtggtatatgaaagAAATTGCCATGGATAATGAAATGACATTTATCAAAAAGGTATATTTTTTTGCTTAATTCATTCTTGATATAACTGGTGTACATATAATTTGTGGTAGAATTCATTGTTACTAATTCCTGTGTGTTACACTTTTCAGTGGTCGAAAAAGAATCGAAAGGTGACTGTTGCCAAGGCTGAGCTGGACGAGGTTCGATGTGAGACTCTTAGCCATATCGAGTCCTTCTTATAAAAAGGCCTAATCTGCAGCTCCTTTATGTAGACTGAATTTGTAAGAATTTGTAAGAGCTACTAGTGGTTTTTGTTGATAAATATAATGGGGGAACTTTAGTTGGTAAATTTCTGTTTGGGATGAACTATGTAAATGATCGATGGTGGATGTCTAGTACTTGCTATTGTAGTTATGTAGTTTGTTTGGATTATGAAGTTTGGTTGGTGGTGGATATATGTACGTAAATGGTATAATCTATGGTAAATCAATGAATGTATGTTTGTTTTTGCGTTTGTTTTGGTTTGGTTagttttggaatggtaaaatggCAGTTGGTATGTTTTTGGATGACTCTTGTTTGGGTGTTGGGCATTTGATTGAAACAGGGGATTCatgaataaaaaaataaacaaacatcACTTCATGGACAAAATAACTGATGTAAAATGTAGTCAAATAAGACATTTCATTCAATAAACTGATGTCATAAGCAGGCACACATATCAGCTCACAAGAAATGACTGATGTAAAACAATATAATAGATATCACATTTTGAAAGAACTGATGTTAAACACACACAAAGATATCGGTTCCATTAAAAAAAGAAAGGTACGACATCGCTTCTGATAAAAGACTGATGTAATATGTTAAGTTACACATCAGTTTAACAAGTTTTTCGATGTTAATGTATCATATTGCTTTATATGTGATAAGTTTAAAATGATATACATGACATATGAATGAATAACTGAAACCATAGTGAAGGTATACATTGAAGAAAAATACATCACATTGTTAAGAAAAACGATGTCTAAACTGTGTATAGACATCGGCAAATAAGTGATGTGTAATGCACCTACCTTTCTCATCGCATGCAAAGACATCGCTTG is a genomic window containing:
- the LOC141710743 gene encoding uncharacterized protein LOC141710743, translated to MVCENENLEQFAFCDPGVSFTLNNNFEDNLVSRFKEGNPDRLFFMPHNSNCHWILVVIWAGEVFILNPLPRSTTYPELEKAISRAVIAFNIQAGRGNKAPTIRYVTGCPKQPGGTECGYVVMWYMKEIAMDNEMTFIKKWSKKNRKVTVAKAELDEVRCETLSHIESFL